From the Gallaecimonas mangrovi genome, one window contains:
- a CDS encoding copper resistance system multicopper oxidase, protein MSSNLPNLPRRRFVQGLVAGGVLLSAPQLVRAKTNAKPGQAPAAPVLKGKEFHLHIGQQKVNFTGAERTALTMNGSLPGPTLVWQEGDEVTLHVTNHLEVPTSVHWHGFILPYQMDGVPGISYRGIAPGQTFTYRFKVQQSGTYWYHSHTGFQEMLGLSGAIIVKPRGQERYPADREHLVFLSDWTDDDPWALFSKLKEMSDYDNFIAPTAVDFFKDVSRYGLGKAMDKRKMWQQMRMSPLDLADLSSHSMTFLMNGRTPAANWTGLFKPGEKVRLRLINGSSNTFYDVRIPGLKLSVIQADGQDVEPVTVDEFRFGPGETYDVLVSPTADAYTLFAQTMDRTGYAAGTLAVKAGLQAAIPKMDKRQWMTMTDMGMQDMAGMKGMDHGDMNGMKMQQMGSGQMRGMQRSDMQAGDMAKGNTMGDQQNPLAVPSSTVHHAKTEFGPTTAMRVNHPRSNLDDPGVGLRGNGRKVLTLADLHTVGGPLDPRQPSREIELHLTGNMERYSWSFDGVEFGSSTPVHFRLGERLRVTLQNDTMMTHPMHMHGMWSEVEDDKGNFVVRKHTVPVQPAQRVSYLVNADAPGRWAWHCHLLFHMEAGMFREILVS, encoded by the coding sequence ATGTCATCTAATTTACCGAATTTGCCGCGTCGGCGCTTTGTACAAGGGCTGGTTGCCGGTGGGGTGTTATTAAGTGCACCGCAACTGGTGAGGGCAAAAACCAACGCTAAACCCGGGCAAGCCCCGGCTGCGCCGGTGTTAAAAGGCAAAGAATTTCACCTGCACATTGGCCAGCAAAAGGTCAATTTTACCGGCGCTGAACGTACCGCCTTGACCATGAACGGTTCACTACCTGGCCCTACCTTGGTCTGGCAAGAAGGGGACGAAGTAACGTTACACGTCACCAATCACCTTGAGGTGCCAACTTCGGTGCATTGGCACGGCTTTATTTTGCCCTACCAAATGGATGGCGTGCCGGGAATAAGCTACCGCGGTATTGCACCAGGGCAAACCTTTACCTACCGCTTTAAGGTGCAGCAAAGCGGTACCTATTGGTACCACTCCCATACCGGCTTTCAGGAAATGCTGGGCTTAAGTGGCGCCATTATTGTTAAGCCCCGCGGCCAGGAACGCTACCCCGCCGACCGTGAGCACCTAGTGTTTTTATCCGATTGGACCGACGACGATCCTTGGGCGCTTTTTTCCAAGCTCAAAGAAATGAGCGACTACGACAACTTTATCGCCCCCACTGCCGTGGATTTTTTCAAAGATGTATCCCGCTACGGCCTGGGCAAAGCCATGGACAAGCGCAAAATGTGGCAGCAGATGCGCATGAGCCCTTTGGATTTGGCCGATTTAAGTAGCCATTCGATGACATTTTTAATGAATGGCCGCACCCCGGCTGCTAACTGGACTGGGCTCTTTAAACCTGGCGAAAAAGTCCGGCTGCGCCTTATCAACGGCTCTTCCAATACCTTCTACGACGTGCGTATTCCTGGCCTCAAACTCAGTGTGATCCAAGCCGACGGCCAGGACGTGGAGCCAGTAACCGTTGATGAATTTCGTTTTGGCCCCGGTGAAACCTACGACGTGCTGGTGTCTCCAACAGCAGACGCCTACACCCTCTTTGCCCAAACCATGGACAGAACCGGCTATGCCGCTGGCACCCTGGCCGTCAAAGCCGGGCTGCAAGCCGCCATTCCGAAAATGGATAAACGCCAATGGATGACCATGACTGACATGGGTATGCAAGATATGGCGGGCATGAAAGGGATGGACCATGGCGACATGAACGGCATGAAAATGCAGCAGATGGGCAGTGGCCAAATGCGTGGCATGCAGCGCAGCGACATGCAAGCGGGTGACATGGCAAAGGGCAATACCATGGGCGACCAGCAAAATCCGTTGGCGGTGCCCTCATCAACCGTGCACCACGCCAAAACCGAATTTGGCCCCACCACGGCGATGCGGGTAAATCATCCACGTAGCAACCTTGATGACCCAGGCGTAGGCCTTCGCGGCAATGGCCGCAAGGTATTAACGCTGGCCGACTTACATACCGTCGGCGGGCCTTTAGACCCACGCCAGCCCAGCCGGGAAATTGAACTGCACCTTACCGGCAATATGGAACGTTACAGCTGGTCTTTTGACGGTGTTGAATTTGGCAGCTCCACGCCGGTGCATTTTCGGCTTGGCGAACGGCTGCGGGTAACGCTACAAAACGACACCATGATGACCCACCCCATGCATATGCACGGCATGTGGAGCGAAGTGGAAGATGACAAGGGCAATTTTGTGGTGCGCAAGCACACGGTACCGGTACAGCCTGCGCAGCGGGTCAGTTACTTGGTTAACGCCGATGCGCCCGGCCGTTGGGCCTGGCATTGCCACCTGCTGTTCCATATGGAAGCCGGTATGTTCCGCGAAATTCTGGTGTCATAA
- a CDS encoding heavy metal response regulator transcription factor, producing MRLLVVEDEHKTGDYLQKGLLEAGFQVALARNGLDGHHLAMTEQFDLILLDVMLPDVDGWRILSSLKEAGKTTPVLFLTARDSVEDRVKGLELGADDYLVKPFAFAELLARVRTLLRRGAATLHSDTLVVGDLEIDIPKRRAQRAGQRITLTNKEFSLLELLMRRQGEVLPRSLIASQVWDMNFDSDTNVIDVAIRRLRSKIDDAFTPKLIQTVRGMGYKLELPDHD from the coding sequence ATGCGACTACTGGTAGTAGAAGACGAACACAAAACCGGTGATTACCTGCAAAAGGGCTTGCTAGAGGCTGGCTTTCAGGTGGCGCTGGCGCGTAATGGCCTGGATGGTCATCACTTGGCCATGACCGAGCAGTTCGACTTAATTTTGCTGGATGTCATGCTGCCAGACGTGGACGGCTGGCGTATTTTGTCGTCGTTAAAAGAGGCAGGCAAAACCACGCCGGTACTGTTTTTAACCGCCCGCGACAGCGTCGAAGACAGGGTCAAAGGCCTGGAACTCGGCGCGGATGACTACCTGGTAAAACCCTTTGCCTTTGCCGAACTGCTGGCCCGGGTGCGTACTTTATTGCGCCGCGGCGCGGCAACATTGCACAGCGACACCTTGGTGGTGGGCGACTTGGAAATTGACATCCCCAAACGCCGGGCGCAACGGGCGGGCCAGCGCATCACCCTGACTAACAAAGAATTTTCCCTACTGGAACTGTTGATGCGCCGGCAAGGTGAAGTGCTACCGCGCTCGTTAATTGCCTCGCAGGTGTGGGACATGAATTTTGATTCCGACACCAACGTTATTGATGTGGCCATTCGCCGGCTTCGCAGCAAAATCGATGACGCTTTTACCCCCAAACTCATCCAAACCGTTAGGGGTATGGGGTACAAGCTTGAGCTACCCGACCATGACTAA
- a CDS encoding heavy metal sensor histidine kinase — translation MTKMPASLARRVMLLVGLTIVLCLLLLGWVIQTAIEQHFADMDSNELQNAAQPLLQVIEHQPPNAADLDRTLRGLKGISFTVLNQQGQALYRTQGPDLLFLKDDAKPTISRQHLRRFRQQGHTYRATALAIPASGAQQYRLLMALNIDIHQHFLNHFHKTLWGIMAGAALVTILAAWLAVRWGHAPLRALSNTIRTINSDQLSTRLDPQQVPKELQELVDAFNGMLSRLEDLFERLSNFSADIAHELRTPITNLSTQTQVALGQARSDTEYKEILYSNLEEFERLAKMVTDMLWLAQTDNGKVIPHRQPLKLRQELEELCDYFELLAEDCGVKIDIVGDISDVSGDKQLIRRALSNYISNAIRHTASGQTITLSLEETASKAWVHVTNPGITIAKEHLAHLFERFYRVDPARGQGGVGLGLAIVKSIARLHGGDVAVSSFSQQNRFSLWLPRKH, via the coding sequence ATGACTAAGATGCCAGCGTCACTGGCACGGCGGGTCATGCTGTTGGTTGGGCTTACCATCGTGCTTTGCTTGCTGCTGTTGGGCTGGGTTATTCAAACCGCGATAGAGCAGCATTTTGCCGATATGGATAGCAATGAGCTGCAAAATGCCGCGCAGCCATTGTTGCAAGTTATTGAGCACCAGCCCCCAAATGCTGCCGACCTTGACCGCACCTTGCGCGGCCTTAAAGGCATTTCCTTTACGGTATTAAACCAGCAAGGCCAGGCGCTTTATCGCACCCAAGGCCCGGACCTGCTTTTTTTAAAAGACGACGCCAAGCCCACCATTAGCCGCCAACATCTGCGCCGTTTCAGGCAGCAAGGCCATACCTACCGGGCCACGGCGTTAGCGATACCGGCCAGCGGCGCCCAGCAATACCGACTATTGATGGCGCTCAACATTGATATCCACCAGCACTTTCTCAACCATTTTCATAAAACCCTTTGGGGCATTATGGCCGGGGCGGCCCTGGTGACCATTTTGGCCGCCTGGCTGGCAGTGCGCTGGGGGCATGCGCCGCTCAGAGCACTTTCCAACACCATTCGCACCATCAATTCTGATCAGCTTTCTACCCGCCTAGATCCGCAGCAGGTGCCAAAAGAACTGCAAGAGCTGGTGGATGCCTTTAACGGTATGTTGAGTCGCCTTGAAGACCTGTTTGAAAGGTTAAGTAATTTTTCTGCCGACATTGCCCACGAGCTGCGCACACCCATCACTAACCTCAGCACCCAAACCCAAGTGGCGCTTGGCCAGGCGCGCAGCGATACCGAGTACAAGGAAATTCTTTACTCCAACCTTGAAGAGTTTGAGCGGCTCGCCAAGATGGTGACCGACATGCTGTGGCTGGCGCAAACCGATAACGGCAAAGTAATACCGCACCGCCAGCCACTAAAGCTTCGCCAAGAGCTTGAAGAGTTATGTGATTACTTTGAATTGCTGGCCGAAGACTGCGGCGTAAAAATCGATATTGTCGGTGACATTAGCGATGTTAGCGGCGATAAACAGCTCATTCGGCGCGCTTTAAGCAACTACATCTCAAATGCGATTCGCCACACCGCCAGCGGCCAAACCATCACCCTGTCGCTAGAAGAAACGGCCAGCAAAGCCTGGGTGCATGTCACTAACCCCGGCATCACCATCGCCAAAGAGCACCTGGCCCACCTTTTCGAGCGCTTTTACCGGGTTGACCCGGCGCGCGGCCAGGGCGGCGTTGGCTTGGGGCTGGCCATTGTTAAATCCATCGCCCGTTTACACGGTGGTGACGTCGCGGTTAGCTCCTTTTCGCAACAAAACCGCTTTAGCCTTTGGCTGCCACGTAAGCACTAA
- a CDS encoding helix-turn-helix transcriptional regulator, protein MSKERQGERQLVIDTLATVVNLLEHMLSDNIEVVLHDISTPESSVVAIANGHISGRTIGDPILAGPKGDVGFANARMDAEATGEQNTIIKEYNTVTKNGVTLNSATAVFRDSGGQPFAALCLNADMTIPHLAHAWLGRMLNRGGAKQQENRKPAEMGGLMEDIIASVIEATGKPVSLLTKEEKLGAVASMQASGLFIVRGGVKRAADALGVTRFTIYNYLDELKHREEA, encoded by the coding sequence TTGAGCAAGGAACGGCAAGGAGAGCGCCAGTTAGTGATTGATACACTGGCGACGGTAGTGAATCTGCTGGAGCATATGCTCAGCGACAATATTGAAGTGGTACTGCACGACATTAGCACCCCAGAAAGCTCCGTAGTGGCTATTGCCAACGGCCATATTTCCGGGCGTACCATCGGCGACCCTATCTTGGCGGGGCCGAAGGGGGATGTGGGCTTTGCTAACGCCCGCATGGACGCCGAAGCCACCGGCGAGCAAAACACCATCATCAAGGAATACAACACCGTTACCAAAAACGGCGTTACCCTTAATTCCGCAACCGCAGTGTTTCGTGACTCCGGCGGCCAGCCATTCGCAGCACTTTGTCTTAACGCTGACATGACCATTCCGCACCTGGCCCATGCCTGGCTTGGCCGTATGTTAAATCGCGGTGGTGCCAAGCAGCAGGAGAACCGCAAGCCGGCAGAAATGGGCGGCTTGATGGAAGACATTATTGCCAGCGTTATTGAAGCAACCGGCAAGCCGGTTTCGTTGCTTACCAAAGAAGAAAAACTCGGCGCTGTGGCCAGCATGCAGGCCAGCGGCCTCTTTATTGTGCGTGGTGGTGTAAAGCGTGCAGCCGATGCGCTGGGCGTAACCCGCTTTACCATATACAACTACCTGGATGAGCTTAAGCACCGCGAAGAAGCGTAA
- a CDS encoding TonB-dependent receptor, with the protein MTTMHTTLSKKHQPSLTNAVRLALGLAVFSLSATTFAQDAGTTTAKASSAATTSAKKKKDSDDQNTETITVTAQKRVERLQDVPMAVSVVNAKKLASNGQFDMASYYTDIPGLSYVKSQMSSNITLRGIGDESGIGARPTAGVVIDDVPYGSATNTGVIPDLDPADLAQIEVLKGPQGTLYGASSMGGLLKYVTVDPDTSYTYGSTTVGGSTVDGGGNGYNVSTANNVAVSDNLAFRVSAFQRQDPYYVKNIRDGATNESKTKGARIAGLWKANENWTIRASALFQNSKQGQSATVDSDFDMNPIYGDGEHDRADGTDGYHNKVRLYTLKVTGDLGWATFDAISGYTQHRSAALSDVGYTTIGSYASYFATNYFGLDYSDPTAAITNEYSENRFTQELRLTSPGNQKLEWMAGLFYDHQHTNSTQNFNLYDGDSGTTFTAYPMLLSLSSDKYQEEAIYANTTYHFTDKFDVQVGGRYSHYKLENVSPYGGLMGTGTAGIGEIDTGSDSNNDFTYSISPRYMFSHDMTGYLRVATGYRAGGSNGSVISGIPTTFKSDSLVSYEAGIKGTALDQNIGYNADVYYIDWSDMQLSQYDLTYGSSYTTNAGKAVSQGVELSGSYTPTANWRLTAAYSYDDAKLTQDIPGYEEGYTAYGKDGDRTPYTAKNTGNVSVTRYFYPSDNYDLYVTAKAAYTGDRYMEFTQSEDLPRIHLPSYTTVNLNMGIEGMDWKVNVYANNLTNEDGIINANRRSATTTGTDVTYGATIIQPRTFGVNFTLDY; encoded by the coding sequence ATGACGACGATGCACACTACCTTATCGAAAAAACATCAGCCCTCTTTGACCAACGCTGTGCGTTTGGCATTGGGCCTCGCTGTATTCTCCCTCTCCGCTACCACTTTCGCTCAGGACGCAGGCACCACTACTGCCAAGGCATCCAGCGCTGCTACTACCAGCGCCAAGAAGAAGAAAGATAGCGACGACCAAAACACCGAAACCATTACCGTTACTGCGCAAAAGCGGGTTGAACGTTTGCAAGACGTCCCCATGGCAGTAAGCGTGGTCAATGCCAAGAAACTGGCATCCAATGGCCAGTTTGATATGGCCAGTTACTACACCGACATCCCCGGCCTGAGCTACGTAAAAAGCCAGATGAGCAGCAACATCACGCTGCGCGGCATTGGTGACGAATCCGGTATCGGCGCTCGCCCAACCGCGGGTGTGGTTATTGATGATGTCCCATATGGCTCTGCCACCAACACCGGCGTGATCCCAGACCTTGACCCGGCGGATCTGGCACAAATTGAAGTGCTTAAAGGCCCACAAGGTACCCTTTACGGCGCCTCTAGCATGGGCGGCCTGCTGAAATACGTGACCGTTGACCCTGACACCAGCTACACCTACGGTTCAACCACCGTCGGCGGCTCTACCGTTGATGGCGGTGGTAACGGCTATAACGTCAGCACCGCTAACAACGTTGCGGTGAGTGATAACTTGGCGTTCCGTGTTAGCGCTTTCCAGCGCCAAGACCCTTACTACGTCAAAAACATCCGCGATGGCGCCACCAATGAATCCAAAACCAAAGGCGCCCGTATCGCCGGTCTTTGGAAAGCCAATGAAAACTGGACAATACGTGCCTCGGCCCTGTTCCAAAACAGCAAACAAGGCCAAAGCGCCACCGTTGATAGCGACTTCGATATGAACCCCATCTATGGCGATGGTGAACATGATCGCGCCGATGGCACCGATGGTTATCACAACAAGGTAAGGCTTTATACCCTGAAAGTGACTGGCGACCTGGGCTGGGCCACCTTTGATGCCATCAGTGGCTACACCCAGCACCGCTCTGCAGCGCTGTCGGATGTTGGCTATACCACTATTGGTAGCTACGCCTCGTACTTTGCCACTAACTACTTTGGTCTTGACTATAGCGACCCAACCGCCGCTATCACCAACGAGTACAGCGAAAACCGCTTCACTCAGGAACTGCGTCTGACCTCGCCTGGCAACCAGAAGTTGGAGTGGATGGCAGGGTTGTTCTATGACCATCAACACACAAACAGCACCCAGAACTTCAACCTTTATGACGGTGACTCCGGTACGACGTTCACCGCCTATCCGATGCTGCTCTCCTTGAGCAGCGACAAATATCAGGAAGAGGCGATTTACGCCAATACCACTTACCACTTCACCGACAAATTTGACGTGCAAGTGGGCGGCCGTTACTCCCATTACAAACTGGAGAATGTGTCACCCTATGGCGGCCTAATGGGTACTGGCACTGCCGGTATTGGCGAAATTGATACCGGCTCCGATAGTAACAACGACTTCACCTACTCGATTTCACCCCGTTACATGTTCAGCCATGACATGACCGGCTATCTGCGCGTAGCAACCGGTTATCGCGCTGGTGGCAGCAATGGCAGTGTGATTTCCGGCATTCCCACCACCTTCAAATCTGACAGTTTGGTCAGCTACGAGGCCGGTATTAAGGGCACCGCTCTGGATCAAAACATTGGTTATAACGCCGATGTTTATTACATCGACTGGAGCGACATGCAGTTGTCCCAGTACGATTTGACCTACGGATCTTCCTACACCACCAATGCCGGTAAAGCCGTCAGCCAAGGTGTAGAACTGAGCGGTTCCTATACCCCAACTGCGAACTGGCGTCTGACAGCGGCCTACTCTTACGACGATGCCAAACTGACCCAGGACATCCCCGGCTACGAAGAAGGCTACACCGCCTACGGTAAGGACGGCGATCGCACTCCTTACACCGCTAAAAACACCGGCAATGTATCGGTTACCCGTTACTTCTACCCGTCTGATAACTATGACCTTTATGTCACAGCCAAGGCTGCGTACACCGGCGACCGTTACATGGAGTTCACTCAGTCTGAAGACTTGCCGCGTATCCACCTGCCCAGCTACACCACCGTTAACCTCAACATGGGTATCGAAGGTATGGATTGGAAAGTTAACGTTTATGCCAACAACCTGACTAACGAAGACGGCATCATCAATGCTAATCGTCGTTCAGCAACCACCACCGGCACTGACGTAACTTACGGCGCCACCATTATTCAGCCGCGCACCTTCGGTGTGAACTTCACGCTGGATTACTAA
- a CDS encoding M61 metallopeptidase family protein, which yields MRRYPLLALAALSLVTTQAIAGEQPGLRIKLTPVKTQGQLSGIQVEETFKTAGQALAPLSLASRLGPLAEIDSRIHDIKLVDAKGAIALKDGTAPSTIIPGGSNHTWTPGRQSQGPVTLSYIADVSHLTIPGPTWELRSEARGISGSGITFLILPEDKRQYQVKLSWDLSAIGKDASTLDSLPQNGQGSLDRILQSYFMAGHLLQKSAGPFKIASTAKTHNFSQQSLLDWIEKAYFKLSALYGNNAPPPFTVALRTNTLTTISGTALPQSLMSIMSPDVSKSDIESLMAHEMTHVFLYGTDPQSWFQEGLAMTYQDRAPFATGLIGMSQYINGVNQVLRSYYSNVRKHISMQEGEKAFWTDARARLVPYDRGALYFMVTDGRLRAKSANKNNLDKVLRQFMDNYRAGKPALAKDWLALLGQYLDKSTVEKDYQTMLTGQGTLVPPEQSFGPCFTRVKQQMPLFELGFDISSLMHNPKIIKGLNPDSAAAKAGLRNGDVVTNPIGLDESQAHPSHTMTLVVNRAGKTLNIRFKPEGKLTEGYQWQARKGAKGDQCRL from the coding sequence ATGAGACGTTACCCCTTGTTGGCACTTGCAGCGCTTAGCCTGGTTACCACCCAGGCAATAGCAGGCGAGCAGCCCGGTTTACGTATCAAACTGACCCCGGTCAAAACACAGGGGCAACTCTCTGGCATCCAGGTTGAGGAGACATTTAAGACGGCAGGGCAAGCCCTGGCGCCTTTGTCTCTTGCCAGCCGCTTGGGGCCATTGGCCGAGATTGATAGCCGTATACACGACATTAAGCTCGTTGATGCCAAGGGCGCTATCGCCCTTAAGGATGGCACTGCACCCAGTACCATTATTCCCGGCGGCAGCAACCACACTTGGACCCCTGGCCGACAAAGCCAGGGGCCCGTTACCTTGAGTTATATCGCTGACGTTTCCCACCTGACCATTCCCGGCCCTACCTGGGAGCTGCGTTCAGAGGCCAGAGGCATTAGCGGCTCGGGGATCACCTTTTTGATTTTGCCCGAGGACAAACGCCAGTATCAGGTGAAACTGAGCTGGGATCTGTCCGCTATCGGTAAAGATGCTTCCACCCTCGACAGCCTGCCCCAAAACGGCCAAGGCAGTCTCGACCGGATTTTGCAAAGCTATTTTATGGCCGGCCATTTGCTCCAAAAAAGCGCCGGGCCTTTTAAAATCGCCAGCACTGCAAAAACCCACAATTTCAGCCAGCAGAGCCTGCTTGATTGGATAGAAAAAGCCTATTTCAAACTCAGTGCGCTCTACGGTAACAACGCGCCGCCGCCCTTTACGGTGGCACTGCGCACCAACACCTTAACCACCATCAGCGGCACCGCCTTGCCGCAATCGCTGATGTCGATCATGAGCCCTGATGTCAGCAAAAGTGACATTGAAAGCCTGATGGCCCATGAAATGACCCATGTCTTCCTTTATGGCACCGACCCACAAAGCTGGTTCCAGGAAGGCTTGGCTATGACTTACCAAGACCGGGCGCCTTTTGCCACCGGCCTGATTGGTATGTCGCAGTACATTAACGGCGTTAACCAAGTGCTGCGTAGCTACTACAGCAACGTGCGCAAACATATCTCGATGCAAGAAGGTGAAAAGGCCTTCTGGACCGACGCCCGTGCCAGGCTGGTGCCTTACGACCGCGGCGCCCTGTATTTCATGGTCACCGACGGCAGGTTGCGCGCCAAAAGCGCCAATAAGAATAACCTCGACAAGGTATTGCGCCAGTTCATGGATAACTACCGCGCCGGTAAACCGGCACTGGCCAAAGACTGGCTGGCCCTGCTTGGCCAGTATCTGGATAAAAGTACCGTCGAAAAAGACTACCAAACCATGCTAACCGGCCAAGGCACCCTGGTGCCGCCAGAGCAATCCTTCGGCCCATGTTTTACCCGGGTAAAACAGCAGATGCCGCTGTTCGAGCTGGGTTTTGATATCAGCAGCCTGATGCACAATCCCAAAATCATTAAAGGCCTAAACCCCGACTCAGCCGCCGCCAAAGCCGGGCTGCGTAACGGTGATGTGGTAACCAACCCCATAGGCCTTGATGAAAGCCAGGCGCACCCCAGCCATACCATGACGCTGGTAGTAAACCGCGCCGGCAAGACACTGAATATTCGTTTTAAACCGGAGGGGAAATTGACTGAAGGTTACCAATGGCAAGCACGCAAAGGTGCAAAGGGAGACCAATGCAGACTCTAA
- a CDS encoding alpha/beta fold hydrolase, which yields MQTLTKQFFVGALLATTVTVPRMALADTAAIKDVVSQHQIALNGKALHYEAIFSSQQLTDGASVSATAYLQPAKAANRPVLVVFNGGPGASSSPLHFEGIGPYLKEKDAKGKQHLVTNPNSLLDVADLVFIDPPGTGFSQAPNTKAGQRQYWSSNGDAKAIHDFIKAWLAKHHRSQAPLYIGGESYGGYRLATMAGISADLHPAGLLLISPMLDATASVNAPGNDLPYIMSLPTMAVAAVKHGKVAAHGRSMKAVFNEAKAYALNDYALALLKGDAITSTESQQVAAKVAAFTGLSRQQVLAANLRLDPEYYRKTLLKADGNVMGRLDTRVVAPIPKKVDKSRPSAANDPALGLGNSLVIKSKEIADYLHGQLQVPGKADYTALSLKVNFKWQYGDGSAQLYFNPTSNISALLKAQPNTKLLVLGGLYDLAVPAMSSWYAITHAGIKPDQVQFKLLPTGHSVFEQASERPKLKAMLTTFMQ from the coding sequence ATGCAGACTCTAACAAAACAATTCTTTGTGGGCGCCTTGTTAGCCACAACAGTCACGGTGCCAAGGATGGCTTTAGCCGATACTGCCGCTATCAAAGATGTGGTTAGCCAACATCAGATAGCACTGAATGGTAAAGCGCTGCACTACGAAGCAATCTTTTCAAGCCAGCAACTGACCGACGGCGCCAGTGTCAGCGCCACCGCATACTTGCAACCGGCCAAGGCCGCAAACCGGCCGGTGCTGGTGGTGTTTAACGGCGGCCCGGGGGCGTCCTCGTCGCCGCTGCACTTTGAAGGTATCGGCCCTTATCTGAAGGAAAAGGATGCTAAGGGCAAACAGCACTTGGTGACCAACCCCAACAGCCTGCTGGATGTAGCGGACCTGGTGTTCATCGACCCACCTGGCACCGGTTTTAGCCAAGCGCCAAACACCAAAGCAGGCCAGCGCCAATATTGGTCCAGTAACGGCGATGCCAAAGCCATTCATGACTTCATCAAAGCCTGGCTTGCCAAGCATCACCGCAGCCAGGCACCGCTTTATATTGGCGGCGAAAGCTATGGCGGTTATCGCTTAGCGACCATGGCCGGCATCAGTGCTGACCTGCACCCGGCAGGGCTACTGCTGATATCCCCCATGCTCGATGCCACCGCCAGCGTCAACGCCCCCGGTAACGACCTGCCGTACATCATGAGCCTGCCAACCATGGCGGTTGCCGCAGTCAAGCACGGCAAGGTGGCGGCCCATGGCCGCAGCATGAAAGCGGTATTCAACGAGGCTAAAGCTTACGCGCTAAATGACTATGCCTTGGCACTGCTTAAGGGCGACGCGATAACCAGCACTGAAAGCCAGCAAGTGGCGGCGAAAGTGGCGGCGTTCACGGGCCTAAGCCGCCAGCAAGTGCTGGCTGCCAACCTGCGCCTTGACCCCGAGTATTACCGTAAAACCCTGTTAAAGGCCGACGGTAACGTCATGGGCCGCCTTGATACCCGCGTGGTGGCGCCCATTCCGAAAAAGGTTGATAAAAGCCGCCCTTCAGCCGCTAACGACCCAGCCTTGGGGCTTGGCAACAGCTTGGTGATTAAATCCAAGGAAATTGCCGACTACCTGCATGGCCAACTGCAGGTGCCGGGCAAAGCTGACTACACCGCCTTGTCGCTAAAGGTGAACTTCAAGTGGCAATACGGCGATGGTAGCGCCCAGCTCTACTTCAACCCCACCAGTAACATCAGCGCACTATTAAAAGCCCAGCCCAACACCAAATTGCTGGTACTGGGCGGTCTTTATGACCTGGCAGTGCCGGCGATGTCTTCTTGGTATGCCATCACCCATGCCGGCATCAAACCAGATCAGGTGCAGTTTAAGTTACTACCCACCGGCCACTCGGTGTTTGAACAAGCCAGCGAACGGCCAAAGCTCAAAGCGATGCTGACAACCTTTATGCAATAA
- a CDS encoding RidA family protein: protein MSQIEQRLNDLGLTLPPALTPPPGIILPFAMVKVVGNRALVSGHGPQNPDGSMQGLTGRVGEDLNDQQGYDAAKLTALSVLGSLKRALGDLDRIQQWVKIFGMVSSAPGYQKQPNVINGFSDLILELYGPERGLHARSAVGMAELPFGIPVEVECEVEIQP, encoded by the coding sequence ATGAGCCAAATAGAACAGCGCCTCAATGACCTTGGCCTGACCTTACCGCCAGCACTGACACCACCACCCGGTATCATCTTGCCTTTTGCCATGGTCAAAGTGGTGGGTAACCGCGCCCTTGTTTCCGGCCACGGCCCACAAAACCCGGATGGAAGCATGCAAGGCCTGACCGGCCGGGTCGGTGAAGACTTAAATGACCAGCAAGGCTACGATGCGGCCAAACTTACCGCACTATCCGTGCTGGGCAGTTTGAAAAGAGCGCTCGGTGACCTGGATCGTATCCAGCAATGGGTGAAAATCTTCGGTATGGTCAGTTCTGCCCCCGGCTATCAGAAACAGCCCAACGTCATTAACGGTTTTTCCGACCTCATTTTGGAACTCTACGGGCCAGAAAGAGGCCTGCACGCACGCAGCGCCGTTGGCATGGCCGAGCTGCCTTTTGGCATTCCGGTTGAAGTGGAATGCGAAGTCGAGATCCAGCCCTGA